In Campylobacter concisus, a single window of DNA contains:
- a CDS encoding UDP-glucose dehydrogenase family protein, with product MKVAVIGTGYVGLVSGACFAKMGNSVICIDVDSKKIEALKNGVVPIYEPGLADIVSECYKNGSLKFSTQITEALEHADVLFIAVGTPMGADGQADLKYVLSVAKSIGENLSKPLIVVDKSTVPVGTGAKVHEVIEAELKKRNVEVKFEVVSNPEFLKEGAAVEDFLKPDRVVIGASSEWGFSVMRELYEPFMKNHDRLICMDVKSAEMTKYAANSMLATKISFINEIANICERVGADVNLVRKGIGSDSRIGYSFIYPGCGYGGSCFPKDVEALIYTARQNGFEPELLSAVESRNKAQKRVLFDKIYNFFGGDLKGKTIALWGLAFKPNTDDMREASSLTLIKLLDEAGAKVVAYDPKASEEAKKYMPNLDIKYAKNKYDALNNADAMVLVTEWSEFRSPDFMEIKERLKNAVIFDGRNQYNAKILAEHGFKYFQIGVKA from the coding sequence ATGAAAGTAGCTGTGATTGGGACTGGATATGTTGGGCTAGTAAGTGGCGCATGCTTTGCTAAAATGGGCAACAGCGTGATCTGCATCGATGTTGATAGCAAAAAGATCGAAGCGCTAAAAAACGGTGTCGTGCCGATATATGAGCCAGGGCTTGCTGATATCGTGAGCGAGTGCTACAAAAATGGTTCGCTTAAATTTAGCACGCAGATAACTGAGGCGCTAGAGCATGCAGATGTGCTATTTATCGCAGTTGGCACACCTATGGGAGCTGATGGACAGGCGGATTTAAAATATGTGCTTTCAGTTGCTAAATCTATCGGAGAAAATTTAAGCAAACCGCTAATCGTAGTTGATAAATCAACCGTTCCAGTGGGTACTGGAGCTAAGGTGCACGAGGTGATCGAGGCTGAGCTTAAAAAGAGAAATGTAGAGGTTAAATTTGAAGTCGTTTCAAACCCAGAGTTTTTAAAAGAGGGCGCTGCGGTTGAGGATTTTTTAAAGCCAGATCGCGTGGTTATCGGAGCTAGTAGTGAGTGGGGCTTTAGCGTGATGAGAGAGCTTTATGAGCCATTTATGAAAAATCACGACAGGCTCATTTGCATGGACGTAAAGTCAGCCGAGATGACAAAATACGCTGCAAATTCGATGCTGGCAACAAAGATAAGCTTCATAAACGAGATAGCAAATATTTGTGAACGCGTGGGTGCTGATGTAAATTTGGTGCGAAAAGGTATCGGCAGCGACTCAAGGATCGGTTATAGCTTCATCTATCCAGGTTGTGGATACGGTGGCAGCTGCTTTCCAAAAGACGTCGAGGCACTCATCTACACAGCTAGGCAAAATGGATTTGAGCCAGAGCTTTTAAGTGCGGTTGAGTCAAGAAATAAGGCTCAAAAAAGAGTTCTGTTTGATAAAATTTATAACTTCTTTGGCGGCGATCTAAAGGGCAAGACGATTGCGCTTTGGGGGCTTGCGTTTAAGCCAAACACAGACGATATGCGCGAGGCTAGCTCGCTAACTTTGATAAAGCTTTTGGATGAAGCTGGCGCAAAAGTGGTCGCTTACGATCCAAAAGCGAGCGAAGAAGCTAAAAAATATATGCCAAATTTAGATATAAAATACGCTAAAAATAAATATGACGCGCTTAATAACGCCGATGCTATGGTGCTTGTGACTGAGTGGAGTGAGTTTAGATCGCCTGATTTTATGGAGATCAAAGAGAGGCTAAAAAATGCCGTTATTTTTGATGGACGCAACCAATACAACGCTAAAATTTTAGCCGAGCATGGATTTAAGTATTTTCAAATCGGAGTAAAGGCATGA
- a CDS encoding ecotin family protein → MRKFLLFIVACVLPFALFAGENAPKTEENIFELPISKMPPDYFKYEVAFFKEIEIDCNFAFLLGGKLEEKEDAHGIYYEFNGGDKLAQTMMLCKDGKKKRRVYYELTKILPGVSPIRIITPKGISAEIRMYERVKKIEAKKKGKSK, encoded by the coding sequence ATGAGAAAATTTTTACTTTTTATCGTAGCTTGCGTGCTTCCGTTTGCGCTTTTTGCAGGCGAAAACGCGCCAAAAACCGAGGAAAATATTTTTGAGTTACCTATCTCAAAGATGCCGCCTGATTATTTTAAATACGAAGTCGCATTTTTTAAAGAGATAGAAATCGACTGCAACTTCGCCTTTTTGCTCGGTGGAAAGCTCGAGGAAAAAGAAGACGCACACGGGATTTATTACGAATTTAATGGCGGTGATAAGCTAGCGCAAACGATGATGCTCTGCAAGGACGGAAAGAAAAAGAGGCGGGTTTATTATGAGCTCACTAAAATTTTACCAGGCGTTAGCCCTATTAGAATCATAACTCCAAAAGGTATAAGTGCGGAAATAAGAATGTATGAACGCGTAAAAAAGATAGAAGCAAAAAAGAAAGGAAAAAGTAAATGA
- a CDS encoding nucleotide sugar dehydrogenase has protein sequence MKIAVVGLGYVGLPLAAAFSEKYEVVGFDVNAKRIEELKSGYDRTLELSNEQMKKAIDNGMKFSLNLDDIRSCNFFIVTVPTPIDKNKRPDLTPVVKATESVAKVLKKGDIIVYESTVYPGVTEEICVPLLEKSGLKFNKDFFCGYSPERINPGDKEHTVTKIKKITSGSTPEIADKVDEVYRSIITAGTHKAPTIKVAEAAKVIENTQRDINIAFINELAMLFEKLHINTIDVLEAAGTKWNFLNFRPGLVGGHCIGVDPYYLTHKAQEVGYHPEMILAGRRINDDMGRYVADQVIKLMIRKGVLINKARVLVLGMTFKENCPDIRNSRVIDVVDELKDFGCKVDVTDPWADSAEVKHEYGFDLVKEYNLDDYDCIVIAVAHNEFKRLNLKGYLVYDIKNIYPEADARL, from the coding sequence ATGAAAATAGCAGTAGTAGGACTTGGATATGTTGGACTTCCACTTGCAGCAGCTTTTAGTGAAAAGTACGAAGTAGTGGGCTTTGATGTAAATGCAAAGCGTATAGAAGAGCTTAAAAGTGGCTATGATAGAACGCTTGAACTTAGCAATGAGCAGATGAAAAAAGCGATCGATAATGGCATGAAATTTAGCCTAAATTTAGATGACATCAGAAGTTGCAACTTCTTCATCGTAACCGTCCCAACTCCGATAGATAAGAACAAGCGCCCTGATCTAACTCCAGTCGTAAAAGCGACTGAGAGTGTGGCAAAAGTGCTTAAAAAAGGCGACATCATTGTTTATGAAAGCACCGTTTATCCAGGTGTTACAGAAGAAATTTGCGTGCCACTTCTTGAAAAGAGTGGGCTTAAATTTAACAAAGATTTCTTCTGCGGCTACTCTCCAGAGCGTATAAATCCAGGTGATAAAGAGCACACAGTGACAAAGATCAAAAAGATCACAAGCGGCTCAACTCCAGAGATCGCTGATAAGGTCGACGAGGTCTATCGCTCGATCATCACGGCGGGCACGCACAAAGCGCCAACTATCAAGGTCGCCGAGGCCGCCAAAGTCATCGAAAACACGCAGCGCGATATAAATATCGCCTTTATAAACGAGCTTGCGATGCTTTTTGAAAAGCTTCATATCAACACTATTGACGTGCTTGAAGCTGCTGGCACGAAATGGAATTTCTTAAATTTCCGCCCAGGTCTAGTTGGCGGACACTGCATCGGCGTAGATCCATATTATCTAACTCACAAAGCTCAAGAGGTAGGTTATCATCCTGAAATGATCCTAGCAGGTCGCCGCATCAACGATGATATGGGCAGATATGTAGCTGATCAAGTGATAAAACTAATGATAAGAAAAGGTGTGCTTATCAACAAAGCTCGCGTGCTTGTCCTTGGTATGACATTTAAAGAAAACTGCCCAGATATAAGAAATTCTCGCGTTATAGACGTGGTCGATGAGCTAAAAGATTTTGGCTGCAAGGTTGATGTGACTGATCCTTGGGCTGATAGCGCTGAGGTAAAACACGAGTATGGCTTTGATCTAGTAAAAGAGTATAATCTAGATGACTACGACTGCATAGTGATTGCCGTAGCTCACAATGAGTTTAAAAGGCTAAATTTAAAAGGTTATTTAGTTTACGATATAAAAAATATCTATCCAGAGGCTGACGCTAGGCTATAA
- a CDS encoding STT3 domain-containing protein — MHKVSVNCKILLIFLAAYLFGFAARMLWVLWAKDMPEFYFNGEFMLTTNDAYYYAEGARDMLAGFHQQNDFSPFNHPISTIVFYICKIFPFKIESVMFYMSAFLTPLITLPVVLISNELKVLKAGAVAAFMSVILPSYLSRTSPGYFDSDMLNVTFALFIIYFLIRLLNTNEQKFIVLPGVFVSLYLWWYQSSYALILSIFFMFLLYTLVFMRDRLQNYQAIFFMFISIVSSNIFTKDPLIANKILVLNLAVIALFFSLFCKYKNLLSARNLAIFLTLMLAIFIYFGGFDFITSKMGIYVFKGNEILSDKFHFINEYNFISEVKSASPLYFIYFMSGNILILLAAIIGYLLLCLKFRPFLLTLPMLGLGLLSFFGGVRFVMYVTPLVALGFGYFLYFFLNLFDLRNSIKNLSLLVFVVAALAINLDFAYSYRPKTVISRDEAMALDGLKKVVKRDDYVFSWWDYGYAIRYFADVMTLNDPGRQGGENNYFVSLALRKDEAFSARLARVAVTYNDISLEQNVRPIDKILKDYNTSDINTFLSQLESENFTLPAAKKEVFYYLVPNMIDIAPNIFRYSYIDVATGKKQKEDFYHVSALNGIGEAGIDLGDGYTLPTNEQKFIMHNSEKIAVKSFYKVKGAGRDLRIDEKIIDENAKIYVVFLEDYARILLLDENAFNSSFVQLFIFEKADDGYFEPFIISNGVKIYRLKI; from the coding sequence GTGCACAAAGTAAGCGTAAATTGTAAAATTTTACTTATATTTCTAGCCGCTTATCTGTTTGGATTTGCGGCCAGGATGCTCTGGGTATTGTGGGCAAAGGATATGCCAGAGTTTTACTTTAACGGCGAATTTATGCTTACGACAAATGACGCATACTACTACGCAGAAGGCGCTAGAGATATGCTGGCTGGCTTTCATCAGCAAAATGACTTTAGCCCCTTTAATCACCCAATCTCAACCATAGTTTTTTATATTTGCAAAATTTTTCCTTTTAAGATCGAAAGCGTGATGTTTTACATGAGTGCCTTTTTGACTCCTCTTATCACACTTCCAGTTGTTTTGATATCAAATGAGCTTAAAGTGCTAAAAGCTGGGGCTGTGGCTGCGTTTATGAGCGTTATCTTGCCAAGCTATCTTTCAAGGACATCGCCTGGATATTTTGATAGTGATATGTTAAATGTCACATTTGCACTTTTTATTATCTATTTTTTGATCAGGCTTTTAAACACAAATGAACAAAAATTTATCGTTTTGCCTGGAGTCTTTGTATCGCTTTATCTTTGGTGGTATCAAAGCTCATATGCACTTATTTTAAGTATTTTCTTTATGTTTTTACTATATACGCTAGTTTTTATGCGAGATAGATTGCAAAATTATCAAGCGATATTTTTTATGTTTATAAGCATCGTAAGCTCAAATATTTTTACTAAAGATCCACTAATAGCAAATAAAATTTTGGTTTTAAATTTAGCAGTTATTGCTTTATTTTTCTCTCTTTTTTGCAAATATAAAAATTTACTCTCAGCTAGAAATTTAGCCATTTTTCTTACTTTAATGCTAGCTATTTTTATCTATTTTGGTGGTTTTGATTTCATTACTTCAAAAATGGGTATTTATGTTTTTAAAGGTAATGAAATTCTTAGCGATAAATTTCACTTTATAAATGAATATAATTTCATCAGCGAAGTAAAAAGTGCTAGTCCTTTGTATTTTATATATTTCATGTCAGGAAATATTCTTATACTGCTGGCAGCTATTATTGGATACTTATTACTTTGCTTGAAATTTCGTCCATTCTTACTTACATTACCAATGCTTGGACTTGGACTCCTATCTTTCTTTGGTGGAGTTAGATTTGTTATGTACGTAACACCACTTGTTGCACTTGGTTTTGGGTATTTCTTGTATTTTTTTTTAAATTTATTTGATCTTAGAAATTCTATTAAAAATTTATCACTTTTGGTTTTTGTCGTAGCCGCTCTTGCTATAAATTTAGATTTTGCTTATTCATATAGGCCAAAGACTGTAATTAGCCGTGATGAAGCAATGGCGCTTGATGGGCTCAAAAAGGTAGTAAAGCGTGATGATTATGTATTTTCATGGTGGGATTATGGGTATGCTATAAGATATTTTGCTGATGTCATGACTTTAAACGATCCTGGCAGACAAGGTGGCGAAAATAATTATTTTGTTAGCCTTGCTTTGAGAAAAGATGAGGCATTTTCGGCTAGACTTGCAAGAGTGGCAGTTACGTATAATGACATCTCGCTTGAGCAAAATGTAAGGCCAATAGATAAAATTTTAAAAGACTACAACACAAGCGATATAAATACTTTTTTAAGTCAGCTTGAAAGCGAAAATTTCACTCTGCCAGCTGCAAAAAAAGAGGTTTTTTACTATCTTGTGCCAAATATGATTGACATCGCACCAAATATCTTTAGATATAGCTATATCGACGTCGCAACCGGCAAAAAACAAAAAGAGGATTTTTACCATGTTAGTGCATTAAATGGCATTGGTGAAGCTGGTATCGACCTTGGAGACGGCTATACTTTGCCTACAAATGAGCAAAAATTTATCATGCATAACAGCGAAAAAATAGCCGTAAAATCATTTTATAAAGTAAAAGGTGCTGGAAGAGATTTGCGAATAGATGAAAAAATCATAGATGAAAACGCCAAAATTTATGTGGTTTTTTTGGAAGATTATGCGCGGATATTATTGCTTGATGAAAATGCTTTTAACTCATCTTTTGTGCAGCTTTTTATATTTGAAAAGGCCGATGATGGATACTTTGAGCCATTTATCATTTCAAATGGCGTAAAAATTTACAGGTTAAAAATCTAA